In Cloacibacillus sp., the sequence CCGTATGTGGCCGAGTATGACCGTTCAGGAGAATCTGGAAATGGGCGGAGTTTCGGTAAAAGATCCCAAGGTATTAGCCGAAAGACTTCAGCAGTCTTTTGTTAATTTCCCCAAACTGGCGGACAGGAGAAAGCAGCTTGCCGGCAGCTTGAGCGGCGGTGAACAGCAGATGCTTGCGATAGCTCGGGCGATGATGTCTGGGCCTAAACTTCTTTTGCTTGACGAACCGTCTTTGGGACTTGCTCCGATAATAGTGGATAAGGTCGTAGAAATCATAAAAAAGATAAGAGACGACGGAACGACTGTGATATTGGTTGAACAAAATGCATTTATGGCTCTTTCCATAGCGGATTACGCCTATGTTCTCGAAACCGGAAGGGTCGTCCTCTCCGGAAAAGGGCCTGATTTGCTGAAAAACGACGAAGTGCGTAAATCCTACCTTGGTGTGTAGGAAGAAAATAAGCGGAGGTGTTTTAGTGTGAAGAAATTAGTTTCGTGTTTTATGGCGGCAATGTTGGCGGTTGGTGTGTGCGCGGCGGGAGCCAATGCGGCGATACCGAAGGGCCCGATCAAAATTGGCGTGGTA encodes:
- a CDS encoding ABC transporter ATP-binding protein, whose product is MFLKVDGLCAGYGRTDALHDVSMQAEKGSIVTLIGANGAGKSTFMMCLSGVLKPSAGTIEFDGRQIQKMYPEQIVAAGLSQSPEGRRMWPSMTVQENLEMGGVSVKDPKVLAERLQQSFVNFPKLADRRKQLAGSLSGGEQQMLAIARAMMSGPKLLLLDEPSLGLAPIIVDKVVEIIKKIRDDGTTVILVEQNAFMALSIADYAYVLETGRVVLSGKGPDLLKNDEVRKSYLGV